In Panicum virgatum strain AP13 chromosome 5K, P.virgatum_v5, whole genome shotgun sequence, the genomic window TCGAGCAAGGACATGGAGAGATATTTTTGATGGGAGGTGAACGGAGTGGTTGGCTTCGTGGGCTGTAAGGACATGGAGGCAGTGGGCTAGTTGGGCTGAAATTGTATGGAGTTAAAGGAGTTAGACAGGCCTCATATAatttcgggtatttcgggtagtTCGGTACTGTGGCTTGAaacccgaattacccgtaatATTTTCGGGTACCGTGGATTGAAACCCAAATTAAGTTCAGATTTTTTGGGTTCGGATCTTTCAGATTCGGGCTTGGGTTTTTTGATTTCGGGCTTCGGGTTCGGATAATTTGCCCACCCATACGCGTCGGGAACTCGCTCACTGGACTACTTGAGAGCAAGGGGCCGTTaagttaaaaaaaatttcacctcgaaatttgtgccttctctttgaacacatgtatggagtactaaatatagttaaataacaaaactaattgcacagtttagatgtacacgacgagacgaatcttttgagcctaattagtgcataattAGCCATAAGTACTACAGTAacacacatgtgctaatgatgcggtcaaaggcctcaaaaaattcgtctcgcggtttctagatgacttctgaaattagttttttaattaatgtccgaaaaaccctcccaaCATTTGGTTAAATATTTAATGTGACTCTTAAACCAAAAAATTtcatcaactaaacaccccGAGTGAGTCACTGATGGCTGGACCTGGCACCAACCGGCACCCACCACACCCACCAGTGAGCGTACCCCACTATCGCACCCCCGGTCCCCCGCACATGGGCCAGCCGGTGCCCTGGCCCACCGCTCGCCCCGCCGCAACGCGTCCTGGCATCCAGCCTCTCACCGATTCGTGGGACCAAGGATTGATAATCCCACCTGTCAGTGGTGGTGGTTGTCAACGAAGAGAAACCCAGCGTAAGCCAGCTTGCGCCGACAGGCGGGGGCCAGCGAGGCGAAATGTGACCGCGGGGGGCAGTTTGGGAACAGGCGAGGCGGGGCGCGGGCCCCGGCGGGGGGGGGGCGATATTTGCAGGGGCAGTTCGGGTAGTTCGCCGCAGGGGGGAAATTTGAAAATCACGCAAGAGGGGAGAGATCCGGGCCGTGCGTCGCGAGGAGGATTCGGAACGGGAGGGCGCGGGCCGTCggatgccggccgccgcctgcgccgcctacgGCTATTTAACCCCGCACTGCCGACGCCGCACTCACCCCGGCCCTCCTCTACCTCCCCGATCTATCTcactccctcgccgccggccgcctcaccGTTTGGATCACCTCCTACCTCGTAAGCATCTCTGAACTGCCTTCGTCAGCGAGTTTTTGAATCGCACTGCGTCACTTCTGATTCGTTTGGCGATTTGGGCCGTTGTTTGCTAGGATTTTTGTCAGTTTTTCTTATTGCGTCGTTTTCGCGATGTAGCCGGTAATGCGCTTGGATCTGCTGATTTCCACCGAGGCATGTCCTGTGCCAGTGCTTGTTTTGATCCATTTCGACTAAATGATTCGATTAGTTTAGTGAGAGTGCGTAGTTGTGTGGGATCTCTGGTGTTAGATTTGTGGGAATTCGTTGTACTTCTGCGCCTATTCACTCGATCTCGGGAATGTAACTGTTAAATGTAGCGAGCTTAGTGGGTTTATTATGGTAACCTAACCACAAATTTGGGCTATGAATTTTCGGACTGAAGCTGGATCTGAAACCGACGTCTCCATTTGAGCGTTTTAGCTCGTGAAAAATCACGCGGAATTCTGGAGTCGTAGATCTGATATAGATGCTGATGCATTTAGTACGTTGTTGGCGATTCTGCGATTGATGTGTCTAAGGTGGTTTACAAACCCCAGATCTGGATGTTCGCTATGTGATCCATGACAGAGTTCAGTGACATTTCGGATTGGAACAGTATGGACTTGTTTCTCCGTATTTCAGAGGATGTTAGATGTTTGTTTGCTTCAAATATCGTTGGTTGTTTTTTCAAACCACGTATCTATGATTAGCTGAGAGCTCCAACCTGATGAAATTGCCACCCCTTGCATATGTGTTGGGAGCAATTATCTTTGTTAAACCTGCCCACACATCCACATGATGTTGTATGGTAGCCATATATGCACTGGTTTAGGGCAATGTGAGCTTGCTTGCACCCTCATTTATGATCTCAAAGTTCTGATTCAGTTGTAAATGGCTGGACAAGAGGACATGCTTGACTTGATCAACTTGAGTAGGGTAGCCAGTAGCAAATGTTTTGCTTTGTCACTGTATTTTAAGTTAGTGCGCTTGCTGCAGCATCTGAAATTAATTCCCATgtgctttcctttttttttctagggTGAAGATGAGAGAGATCTTGCACATCCAGGGTGGGCAATGTGGCAACCAGATTGGTGCCAAGTTCTGGGAAGTGGTGTGCGATGAGCACGGCATTGACCCTACCGGGCGGTACACTGGCAACTCTGACCTGCAGTTGGAGCGTGTCAATGTATACTACAATGAGGCCTCCTGTGGCCGCTTTGTGCCCCGTGCTGTTCTCATGGACCTTGAGCCTGGGACAATGGACAGTGTCCGCACTGGACCCTATGGGCAGATCTTCCGCCCTGACAACTTTGTGTTTGGGCAATCTGGAGCTGGTAACAACTGGGCTAAGGGCCATTACACTGAAGGTGCTGAGCTCATCGACTCTGTTCTGGATGTTGTGAGGAAGGAAGCTGAGAACTGTGACTGCTTGCAAGGTACTTAAGCTTGTTTACAATAACTGATTGCTAATATGACTGTAAGTTCAGTTTCCGTTGAAGCAATTAGAGTGAGATGCTCATGTGAAAGTATCTCCTACTTTGAATTTTTTACCATGCATATGAGTTTTGGCTCTGATGCAACAAATTGTGTCCAATTCATATGTCTGCTGCTATCCATAGCATGATGACGTGTAGTTATTATGAGCTGCTTTTGCTCTTGAACCTTAGTCATTTGCTCGTCTTAGTTGAAATCATGTGTTTCTGCATTGTCCTTAAGGACATTTGTACTTATTACTGATTGCTTAGTAATTTCGTATTTGAGTACCTATCATGTGTGCTGTTGGCATATTTTTGTCACCTGACCAGCAATTCTTTTATTCATCAATTTATATTGAACAAATGGAATACATAACATGCTGTTATAACTGTGATTATACAATCACCTGTCTGTGTCCTGTATCTTAGTTATCATTTGTCTTTTTATTGCCCAAGCACCTTTGACATCTTAACAAACATTAACACCATCTGTTTGTGTTCAGGATTCCAAGTATGCCACTCTCTTGGTGGTGGTACTGGATCTGGTATGGGTACACTGTTGATCTCAAAGGTCAGGGAGGAGTACCCTGACCGCATGATGCTGACGTTCTCAGTTTTCCCCTCACCGAAAGTATCTGATACCGTGGTTGAGCCATACAATGCCACTCTTTCAGTCCACCAGTTGGTTGAGAATGCCGACGAGTGCATGGTTCTTGACAATGAGGCCCTCTATGACATTTGCTTCAGGACTCTCAAGCTGACCACACCTAGCTGTAAGCAGCTTCAATCTTTCTCAGTTTCATCTTCTCAGTACTGTGGATATATGCATACTTGTGTTGCCTGTGTATGATAACATATCCTGCATGTTTGTTAATTTCTGCAGTTGGGGATTTGAACCATTTGATCTCTGCCACCATGAGTGGGGTCACCTGCTGCCTTAGGTTCCCTGGTCAGCTTAATTCCGATCTCCGGAAGCTGGCAGTGAACCTGATCCCCTTCCCCCGTCTCCACTTCTTCATGGTCGGCTTCGCCCCACTGACATCCCGTGGCTCCCAGCAGTACCGTGCCCTCACAGTCCCCGAGCTCACACAGCAGATGTGGGATGCCAAGAACATGATGTGTGCCGCCGACCCTCGCCATGGGCGTTACCTCACTGCCTCAGCCATGTTCCGTGGGAAGATGAGCACCAAGGAGGTTGATGAGCAGATGATCAATGTCCAGAACAAGAACTCATCCTACTTCGTGGAGTGGATCCCCAACAACGTGAAGTCCAGCGTGTGTGACATCCCGCCGAGGGGCCTGTCCATGGCGTCCACCTTCATCGGCAACTCGACCTCCATCCAGGAGATGTTCCGGAGGGTGAGCGAGCAGTTCACGGCCATGTTCAGGAGGAAGGCTTTCTTGCACTGGTACACAGGCGAGGGCATGGACGAGATGGAGTTCACTGAGGCTGAGAGCAACATGAACGACCTGGTGTCGGAGTACCAGCAGTACCAGGACGCGACTGCAGACGAGGAGGGTGAGtatgacgaggaggaggagatgcaCCCCGAGGACATGTGAGACCTGATACCCATGAGGCTTGGTGGTTCTACCCTTCTAGAGCTGGCAGATTTCGATGGGTTGCGTTCCTTCCGTGTTGTTGCCATGTTGCTACTGTTAGCGTACCATCCTCCGTCGTTGTTGATGCATGTATTTTCCTTGTGCTATGGAATCTT contains:
- the LOC120708398 gene encoding tubulin beta-4 chain → MREILHIQGGQCGNQIGAKFWEVVCDEHGIDPTGRYTGNSDLQLERVNVYYNEASCGRFVPRAVLMDLEPGTMDSVRTGPYGQIFRPDNFVFGQSGAGNNWAKGHYTEGAELIDSVLDVVRKEAENCDCLQGFQVCHSLGGGTGSGMGTLLISKVREEYPDRMMLTFSVFPSPKVSDTVVEPYNATLSVHQLVENADECMVLDNEALYDICFRTLKLTTPSFGDLNHLISATMSGVTCCLRFPGQLNSDLRKLAVNLIPFPRLHFFMVGFAPLTSRGSQQYRALTVPELTQQMWDAKNMMCAADPRHGRYLTASAMFRGKMSTKEVDEQMINVQNKNSSYFVEWIPNNVKSSVCDIPPRGLSMASTFIGNSTSIQEMFRRVSEQFTAMFRRKAFLHWYTGEGMDEMEFTEAESNMNDLVSEYQQYQDATADEEGEYDEEEEMHPEDM